The DNA sequence ATTACCGAGGGCTTCGTGGCCGAGTTTGGCAAGGGCCGCGTGCGCAATACGCCCCTGTGCGAGTCGGCCATTGTGGGGGCCGGGCTGGGCCTGAGCGTGCGCGGCAAGAAATCGATGGTGGAAATGCAGTTCGCTGATTTTGTGACCTGCGGCTTCAACCAAATCGTGAACAACCTGGCCAAGAGCCACTACCGCTGGGGCCAGGCCGCCGATGTGGTCATCAGGATGCCCACCGGCGCGGGCACCGCCGCGGGGCCCTTCCACTCGCAAAGCAACGAGGCGTGGTTCACCCACGTGCCGGGCCTGAAGGTGGTATACCCCAGCAACCCGCACGACGCCAAGGGCCTACTCTGCGCCGCCTTCGACGACCCCAACCCGGTGCTGTACTTCGAGCACAAGCTGCTCTACCGCAGCCTCAGCGGCCCCGTGCCCGACGGCTACTACACCACGCCCATCGGCGAGGCAGCCTTGGTGCGCGAGGGCGACGAGCTAAGCATCGTCACCTACGGCATGGGCGTGCACTGGGCCCTGGCGGCCTGCAACGAACTGAACATCAGCGCCGACATCCTCGACCTGCGCACCCTGCTGCCCTGGGACACCGAAGCCGTGCGCCGCACCGTGGCCAAAAACGGCCGCCTCCTGGTGCTCCACGAAGACACCCTCACGGGGGGCCTGGGCGGCGAAATCGTGGCCTGGGTGGCCGAGCACTGCTTCCAGCACCTCGACGCCCCCGTGCAGCGCGTAGCGGGCCTCGACACGCCCATCCCCTTCGCCCCGCCCCTCGAAGCCGATTTCCTGCCCCAGCAGCGGCTGAAGGAGCGGCTGACGTGGCTGCAAGCGTATTAGCCAGCGATATCTGGCCCCAGCTTCTGTAAGCGTAGCCCTGACACGTATTCAAAGTGTTGGTCACGGGACAGCAAAGGCACGTCGTATGCCACGCACAAAGCAGCAATCCAGATATCATTTTCGGGAATGGGCCGGCCTGCTTGTTTCAGTTGCAGCCGAATTTCGGCATAGGTATCTGCCACCAGCGCATTAGTGTTTAGCAGTACGCAGCTGGCAATAAAAGCCTAGTAACGCGCTTCGTTACGGCTGCGGTTGGCCGAGTTTTTCGCGCCAAAAAGCAATTCGCCGCTAACAGTTACGGGTAGGCATATCACTTCAAACTGCTGTAAAAGCGCCCGCACGGCTTGTTTACCGTTTAGCACATCCACTACTACGTTCGTGTCGAGGGCTATCGTATCCATCTACCACTCGCCTTCTATTTGCCCAAACTCCTGCGCTAGCGACTGCCGCAACTCAGCCGCCTCAGCATCGGAAATAGTGTCGGCAAAGCGTAGCACGGCGTCACGGTTAGGCGTAACCTGTCCAACGTTGCGCTTGATAACCTGCATATAGTCAAACAGCTGATTTAATAATTGTAAATCAGTAATCGAGTTGACATCGTGGATAATTCGCTCGCGTAAAACCATAATTGTGAGTGCTAAAGGTGAGGAAAAGGGCGCTGATAACTGCGAAAAATTTATACTGCGTCAGGAAGTCGATTACCACGCTAGTATCAAGGAAAAGATGCCTCATTTGCTGGAACGTTCCAGCAAAGCTTCTGTCAGGCTTTCCTTGTAATCAAAGTCGTCGGGCACTTTCAAGGAACCAAATAATTCCTGTACAGCCGGTGAAAGAGTTGGCGTTACAGCTGCTGGCGAAGTGTTAGCTCTAAGCATCGTTTCGACTAGTTCATCTAAGCTTCTGCCTGTCGCTTGGGCATACGCCTGAGCTTGTTCAACGACTTGGGAGTCGAGCGTGAGGCTGGTAGACATGGCGCTGGGGATTTTGGTTGAAGAAGATACGAAGAACAATGGCTGCAAGGGTACTAAGGCCCCAGCCCCTAATCGTCCAGCATTATCCGCTTGCCCGGTACTTCCTGGTGGTAATCGGCCATGATCTGCCGTAGAATCTGCATGTCCTTGGGGCAGGCCCGGGCGAAATTTTACCAGTTTTGCAACACCAGGCAATCAGGCATTTCAACCACGGCGATGACGGCATCCCAGAAAGCGTCCCAACCCACGCCGTACCAGTCCGGAAATCCCAGCTGGCTTTTCATCGTCATGTGAAAAGCAGCTTTGGTATTGACGTTGGTTTGGCCGATGGTCATTGATTAATTGCAGATGGCGCTTGCGTGTTGCAGCAGTGAAATCACAGCCTCTACGCCATAGTTGGATTTTTAAAACTAAATTTTGGTTATTTATAAAATGGGGCAGTCGTCTAATTTATAGTGATTTGCAAAATCATTAATCAGACTTAGAATTTTTTTCATGCATAAACTATTGATTAACAATATATTTATCCAATAATTTTTCCTCAAAATCATTATATTAAATAACGATTTT is a window from the Hymenobacter nivis genome containing:
- a CDS encoding PIN domain-containing protein, producing MADTYAEIRLQLKQAGRPIPENDIWIAALCVAYDVPLLSRDQHFEYVSGLRLQKLGPDIAG
- a CDS encoding DUF6364 family protein → MSTSLTLDSQVVEQAQAYAQATGRSLDELVETMLRANTSPAAVTPTLSPAVQELFGSLKVPDDFDYKESLTEALLERSSK
- a CDS encoding barstar family protein, with the translated sequence MTIGQTNVNTKAAFHMTMKSQLGFPDWYGVGWDAFWDAVIAVVEMPDCLVLQNW